The Triticum aestivum cultivar Chinese Spring chromosome 5A, IWGSC CS RefSeq v2.1, whole genome shotgun sequence genomic sequence CATGGAGGCTAATTCGTCGGCCTAATTTAGTATGGAAGTCTGGATATTGCATACCGCTAAAAGTCTAGTACTTACGTACACAGATGATGCACCCTAATTTTGTCCGGCCGTCCTGCTATTGTTTTACAGGTACACACAGAACGAATGTAAGAACGGCAAATAAGAACACCACAACCCAATCACTTGTGGCCAGGTCACCTCCATAGTGTTTGATACAAAATAACAAACAATTGTTACTTCATCGCCCCTCTATCTCAGAAAGAGTAAGACTGTTTGCGGAAGTCTGCATATTATTTCCCATTTGATCCATTTCAGCTATTCGTCGTGCAAAGTAGGCGGGCCGGCTTGGAGCTGCAAGTGTGGTGCTTCCATTCTCTAGGACGAACACAATAGATGACATGAGCGGTCTATCATCTGGGTTCTCCTGGACACACAAGAGTGCTACCTGGACGCAAAGCAAAACTTCGTCTGGTGAAGTATCTATGATACATGAGTCTGGCAGTTCATCGGTCTTCTCTTCCTTCCACATATGCCATGACTAAAACAACCAAGAACATCATGTCAGTATTCATTTGGAACTTGATCCAGTTTTAGAAATCAAACCGCAAAAGTCTTGTGTGTACTCACATATATTATGAGGCTAGGGAATCCCATGGTTTGACTATTGGAGTTTCTCTTAATACCAGTTACAACCTCAAGTAGCAGCACACCAAAACTGTAGACGTCAGACTTGGTAGAGAATACGCCTTCCATTGCATACTCAGGAGCCATGTACCCACTATTTGATTAATTCAATTGTAAGAGTTATCTAATGGGAATTGAAATTATTAAGATGTTAATATGAGTTTTTTTCAATGTATACTCACTATGTTCCAACTACGCGTTGGGTATTTGCGTTTTGCTGGTTGTCACCAAAGATTCTGGCCATACCAAAATCCGCTATCTTGGGTTTCATATCTTCATCCAACAAAACATTTCCAGCTTTGAGGTCTCTATGAATTATGGTGAACCTTGAGTCTTCATGAAGATATAGAAGACCCCTGGCAACCCCTTTGATTATACTAAACCGTGTTATCCAATCCAATGATTGTTTTCTTGAGTCGTCTAAAAGGAAACAGATGTAAGTAATAAATGTTTTTGAATTATCTTAGGAAATCATGGTTTGTTATATTAGAATACGTACCAAAGAGGTTAGCATCTAAGCTCTTGTTAGGAAGATACTCATATATCAAGAGCTTTTCATCTCCCTCACTACAACATCCAAGAAGTCGAACCAAGTTTCTATGTTGCAATTTTGCAATTAGAATCACTTCATTCCTGAATTCTTTTGTTCCTTGTTGAGAATCTCTACTGAGCCTCTTTACTGCGACTTCTTGACCACCTAACAGTCCCTAGAGAAATATAGATTTGAGATCTACATACGAGAATATCACTTACAAAATCTGGAAGCAATAGCAAGAGCTGCATATTAAACAAGCTACCTTGTATACTTTTCCAAAGCCTCCTTGTCCAATCATGCATCCTTCCGAAAAATTTTGGGTAGCGAGGACAATTTCTTCTAATTTCACGAATGCCAATGCTTGATCATGAGAAGTGTTTTCGTTCCCAAATTCATCGAAGGTACTTATACCATCCAATCTTAGATTCTTGTGCTTTCTCCATCTTCTGTTCTTGCCTGCACCTACACAATGGTATAGTCATTTCCCCTCTATAAGATGCGTACCATTGGCACAAGAAAGAAAATGTTGTATTTGATCCCGGGAATTGTTGATTTCATTGTTATTCCCTTCATGAACTTGCATAACAAGAGGAAATAACAGACGTGGCAAGTGCCACCATGTCAAAATCGTGGGACGGACAATATGGCTGTCACCTGACATAGTGCACGCACAACCCTCGAGTCTATAACACCCGAACTTGACCTCTCTTTGTTTTTTCAAACCCCATCGACATATAATATGAAGCATGAGCATGAAACGAAAATACACTATGGGTCATGGTGCCAGGCGAGGTCCATATCTTCACTGTTCAATCCTCTAAGATTCGTGTTTTGTTCACCCTCGTGCTCATGTGCTGCTCCATGCACGTGCACAATAGTTCATCGGTTCCTCCATGGTATCTGAGATCCAATCATAATTAGGATCATCAGATTGTTGTTTGGGCGGGGGACATGTCAATTTTGTTGGGCATTTCATATTTATTTATGGTATGTGTATCATCGAATAGGGCCAATGCTGAACAGAACAGCCTTCATTGCTCTCCTGGCAGCAAAATCATGCTAGCAGATTAGTGCCTCTGATGAATCAGTAATAGGGCCAAACGTGTGGCCATGTGATCGTCTTACCAAGCAATGACTAAACAACGCTCCCAGTTTCTAAATTCCAGCTCTGTTCGCTCTGAAATCCTGCTACAGTACTAGATATATTTGTCCCAGATGGTTAGTCCCTCCATTTAGGGCTCTTGTAATTCACAAGTCTTCATGTTCATGTTAATGGCCGGTAATAATAGCCACTCAATTAGCTAAGTATGCATCTCGTACTGGTATTTTAGGAGTAAATAACTTTCCAATGTAAAATCGTGGCGGTCAGCACCCACAATCAGTAATCGTTCCGTGATTTAAACTCGCCTCTCGATGAATTGCACTTAATGTCATCTGCATTTATTGGGTCTGACATGAGCCATATCCTATGAGTATTCGTTGAATTCCCACTACTTTATCTCTAACGTATTCTATTAATGTCTATAATAAGCATCAATCTAAATGCATGTGCGGAGGGACTCGATTTCATCCTCGCTTGTCGCCGTGTCCCAAAAATCTGCACCGGAGCATGGAACCACTACGATCGACATGTAGAGAATCTACAACCATATGTGCATGTGGACTCCATCTTAGTTGatagttttttttaaaaaaggagtatgcaccctcggcctctgcatttggacgatgcatacggccactttattaattattaagcACAAAAAACCTTACAAAGAAGTACATCAGTAAGCCTGAAGTCACCATCTAGGCAACATCTATCGCTTCTCCTACCCCCTTGATGCAGTGGTGCagaatgtccgagcctaataccaaacagacatcgcaccaaatccTAACATCTAATGCCGGATGCCCCATCCTAGCCACATACCGGGACTGGGTCACAAGCTGGTTCGGCGCACTCACCGAGGCTGCCGCCGCcttcttccaccgatccatctccaGAGCAGGTACTGACGCACAGACCTTGCCAGGTCTGCCGTCGACCCCACCATGGCGCCAGACAGCTCGACcaccctgcgctcgtccatccagcCACATCCGTCGTCGATATGCAGTTGCACCATGCCGCCACCACTCGTCGTCAATGACGCGGTAGATACAACGCCGCACCACCTGGCAACCTCCACACCATCGCCACCGCTGGAGCTACTCGGAGCCTACCATCCACAACATCTCTCCCCCAAATAGCAGTTCCTCCCAAGACGGTGCCTCCATGGAGGATACGACGCGcaggacgccgccaccgcccaatccagactgaattttggactttcgtccgggaGCGGTTCGGGGGTGGATAGGGGGGACCTCGGCTTCGCCTCCAGGAAGGGTAACAGCGTCAAGTGACGTCGCCAATGCCGGGCCGAACACgccgaccaaagtttcctccggtccccaTGCTATGCCACCAAACCTCCGTGTACTCCGGATCCGGCAAGCCACGATCCGAAACCCGCGAAGATGAAAGAGCCATGGGGCTCAACCCACCAGAAAGGAGGATCGAGAAGAACTCCTTGTAGATCTCCAGACGCCGAATCCAATGATCTGACGTGGCCAGCAACGATCATCACCACCCCGCGGCGGCCGACGGAGTCCGAAGAAAGGATCCAGATGGATCCGATCTAGATCCGGTGGCACCCGCGACCACCGGTCAGGCAAACGCAGCCACCACCTCACGACACGCAGGTCGCCACCGCCGCGCCACGCACGACGCCGATGGGAGacccgcccgccgcgccgccggacCCCACGTTCACCCGGCGTTCCTCTGAATCCCGCTGTCCCGCGCCAGCCAAGACGGAGAGGATGGggagaagccccgccgccgcctagccGGCCAGGCTTCGCCCGGTGGCGCTATGGACGGCGtcgaggagggggagaggaggaggagactcgaggggcggcggctagggttttcccccgggtcgcccgcgggggcgacgTGAGGGGCGAGGCAGGGCTAGCCCATCTTAGTTGATATAGTAGATTGCACGTTAATGTTACATCCCATGAAGTATAAACCGCACATTAAACCACGTCAAAATTATTTTCTCTAGTTTTACATATTCAAGGGGCTTACATGTTTATTGAAACTAAAGTATATTGTGGTACTAGAGGACAAATTCTAAGTTTATGTATTCAAATCAGCATTCTGGTCGTCAGACACAACTTTTTTGTAAGGAGATTCAACTAAACATACCTTTGCATTTTAACCATGCAAGAGAGATGCATATGAGTACGAGAACACCACTGCCTAAAAACGACAGCACAATCCTGACCGCATTAATCTTTCTATGTTTACCTGCGTCATACAAAAATATCATAAAATATGAATGACTGATAAAAGTACAAGTTTTTTATTAGCAAAGACAAAACCAATTGTAGAAATGACAAAACCAGTAGTAGAAAGCCAGAAAAATTGAAAGTTGCTACCACCTGCCGCATCCATGCCTGCAAGTCGGAGATAGAGTGTCTCGCCGCCTATGCCTACCTTTCCGGTGTCAACCCCCGACCATACCATGCATGCCGTTATGTCTCCTCCAGACCTGCCGCTACTCGCGTTGCGGTACACGTACCCCACACAGGAGCAATTGTGGTTGCACTCAGCCGCACACTCCTCGAACGTACTTGTGCCCCCTCCAATAAGTGCTAGCTTGTCTGGTGACTTCATGGCCGGCAAGGCCAAGAAGTTACTATCACACCCGTGCAGCTGCTCCTTCCGCTGGCATCCTGCCAAGAACCTGCCGCTAGTCCACTCCTCTTTGTTTGTTGGCTCGAAGCCATCAAGACACTTGCACATTGGGACTGGTGCCGCCGTCTCATCGCAGTAGCCATACGGGCCACAGTAACCATGGAGGTTGCATTCAACAGCTGGCCACTTCATAAGGACAACCCACGCCGACAAGTTGCTACTCCAGCTCTTGAGGTAATACTCACCTGAGTAGGTCAGCACTGACCTTGTGAGTGGGGCGCCCTCAGAGAGGCTATATGTGCCATAGATCTCATCACCGTTGTCGACCACGGCGATGTACATGATAAGATCACTAAAACTCATTGTCCCTGCTAGCTGTTTTTGGCTGACGCTAGTCACTTGGATCCCCGTCCAGGGATTGCCACGGGTCACCAAGCTCTCCCCGTCCCACAGGAATACTTGGAGGGGTGTGTCTGGGTCGCCACCGTAGGAGAAGCGCCCTGGAGAGGGATCGTTGGGGCCCTTCCAGGAAACCAGACGATCCCCAGTACCGTTTGTGCTGTATTTGATCCGCATCTTCATCCCCGGGAGGAGCGTGTCTGTGCGGTGGTCGAAGCTCTGCCACACTGTGGTGCCGTTTGACAAGCGAATGATGAGGTTGCCGGTGTTCAGAAGCACCGCCGTCGGGGTAGATGAGCCCGGGGAAATAGTTGTCACGTTGGCCCTCGTCCAAAGGATACGGACACTATTGTTAGCTTCGGAGATAATGAGATTGGAGGTGTTGGTGAGGGAGAGCATGGGTGCAAAGGAAGTGATGTTGGTGACTGGGGTTTCACGGTTCGCAACCCACACAACTGTGAACTCAGAGATGTTGTTGTACCATATACCAAGGTACAGCTTGGCTGGAGTGGAGTTGGAGGGGTTGAAGAAGCCCAAGGAGAACGTGCCACCATCGGAGATGATGGTGTTGCCGGGATACAGCGACTTGCCAGGGACAAGCCGGTCGTCCGAGCCGCACAACGGCAGGAATAAAATGATCAGGGCCACGGTGCAGAGAGCCCGAGAATCCATCAATCGACAATGCAAAAATCTTCGTTACTAAGCAGTAACTAGCTGTAGGCTATATATAGTTGCTGCCAAATGGAGATAGCACTTGCATCGAACCTTGGTCTACAAGTAAATATGTTTTCACGAACACAGGAAAGCAGCTTCCACGAAAGTTCTATCGCAGAAGCAAACGATTGAATAATGGAAAGTTGAGGGATTCAAGAGTTGGTTTCAAAGTCTGAGTGCGTAGTTTATAATTCAGCTGTCCACACTGAAATTTGGATGCCACCATCACTGCTGACTAGATAGCCATGTTTTTTCTACTTTTTCTACATTATGTTTTTGAAATGACTAAAAGACGCACACATAATACTTACGTAGTCGCAGACACATACTTAAGAGAAGAGTCATGTAGTTTCAAAATTAACAAAGTTACAATATGGATGTATTGCTAGCAACAAGGAAATCACCCACCACGAAAAGAAAAATTTGCATTAGTTAGTCATACAGATCGAGTCAAACATAACGTTCGATCAGTCTCGGTGGTGGCTGAAAAATATAATTCACCTCCTAACCTTCTAACCAATGATTGATTTTTGACTAGTAGCTATTGACCGAGACATTGACCTATACTGACCCGGCCACGATCATATATGGTCCAGCTCCGACGCGGCTATTGGGTCCCAGTATTTGAAGTTGTTGGTCAAACCTACAGGCAGATGCGTGCAGTACCAACAGAAAATGTAGTACTTCCATTCTCAGACTGAATTTTCTACAGTTTTAATGTGCAGACTGAATATTCTCTTCCTCGTCATGTAACAGCTGAAAAACAAAAAGAACCTGTATAGTTTAAAAAGAAAAACTTTGCAGATGGGTGATGGAGCTACAAGCCTACAAATGGATTGTACCACCATAAGACCTACTTATGAAACAATTTTGAGCTATTTCATGAAACTTTTGTTATTAAGTGTTCTTTCATGGAATGTATTTTCTAGTATGGAAGACGGATAGCTGACCTATCTTCCCTCTAGAAGAGTAATAATCAGAATGTTCATTGAATTTTGATTTTTACATGTTCTACCTACCTATCAGTTAGCTACTTATTTTGATCTTCGCCAACTACCATAGTTGATTTCTGCTCACGACACGATGGTTTCTCCTTTGGGACACGTTTGCTGAGAAGGGTGTGATGATGGTGTTTATGCTTATTTTATCATCATCTTAGACTAGCAGTTGCAGATGAACGCATGCTTTTCAGTTTTCACACCCATCAATATGTTTATCTAAACTCGAAACGTTGAATGTGACGCCCAAATTTCGTCGGACTGCATCATTCTATCCTACAATTCTTTCTTCAATAAACCACAACTTAATTTCCATTATGAGAGCGAGAGAGAACATTGGGATCAATGCATGGTCATGTTTTTTATTTAATAATCCCTCCGTTGCTTTATATTATGTGTATTTAGTTTCTGATAAAATTTCACAATGTAAGGTGTATTTGTTCTAATTCCTTGTAATTCCGTTCTTGGCCCTCTAGAAAAAGGAAAATATCTCTCacctgattgcatgtatctctccCTGTATAGAAAAAGGAAACTATCTCTCTCATGATTATGTGTATCTATTTCTTTTGCCTAAATGATTTACTTGCCCCTAATGAACGAAATTAACAAGGGTGATTTTGTCCTAAATTTCATATAATAATGTGCCTTGGTCACTACCAAAAATAAGACACCTTACATAAATGAATGGAGTATAAATGTAAGTACTTTACTGTGCAAAATGACATAGCTAGCAATACCTACAGAAAAGGAATGAAAACATTGGAAGATAACGACCTCCAACTAACTGATACATTGCCATTTTGTTTCTTTAACGAAATGTTTTTAATTACGTATAAGACTAATCATAATCATTCTACCGCCCTTATATATCCGTAAGAGTAAGATTGTTCATGGAGTTTTGTATGCCTACCCCGGTTTCTAAATTTCCTTTTTTACcatgcaaaacatgcgctctgctGATTTCATTAAGATAGGAAAAAGAAATAGAATACAGAAGTTATTTACAAgggatttttttgaaaagatttagAAGGGACTAGCTATAGAAAACTACATGTTGGACATTACCTATGCTGCTCAaggtcactgttggggaacgtagtaatttcaaaaaaaatcttacgtcacacacaggatcatggtgatgcatagcaacgagaggggagagtatgtctacataacctcgtagatcgaaagtggaagcgttatatcaacacggttgatgtagtcgtacgtcttcacgatccgaccgatccaagtaccgaaagcacggcacctccgagttctgcacatgttcggctcggttacgtcctcgccttctcgatccagcaagaggggcgaagtagtagatgagttccggcagcacgacggcgtggtgacggtgttggtgaataacaatctccgcagggcttcgcctaagcactacgaaaactatgaccgaggataaactagaggggatggggtagccggcacatggcttggtgtttcttgatgtgtcttgggtgctaccctacccctctatttatatgttgagccttggggtcgaaacttggagtaaaagcctccacaaaatcggtttcacccgaaaggcaagagtccttctcggactccagggccagacgccagggtccctggcgtcgtctggcccctggactccgcaaaacttccttttgcgctttccaaaaaccttgtgggctttgccctttggcccaaataaagtgttctcgtacccaaacatttcgggaaacatccggaaccccttccggtgaattctggaacccttccggagccCAAAcgctattatcccatatatcaatctttatctccggaccattgataacccacaagtataggggatcgcaacagcttattagggtagagtattcaacccaaatttattgattcgacacaaggagagccaaagaatattctcaagtattagcaactgagttgtcaattcaaccacagctggaaacttagtatctgcagcaaagtgtttagtagcaaaataatatgatagtggtggtagtggcaacaaaagtaaagacagcaaaagtaatatttttggtattttgtagtgattgtaacagtagcaacggaaaagtaaataagcgtaaaccagtatatggaaaactcgtaggcaccggatcagtgatggataattatgccggatgcggttcatcatgtaacagtcataacatagggtgacacagaactagctccagttcgtcaatgtaatgtaggcatgtattccgtatatagtcatacgtgcttatggaaaagaacttgcatgacatcttttgtcctaccctcccgtggcagcggggtcctattggaaactaagggatattaagacctccttttaacagagaaccggaacaaagcattagcacatagtgaatacatgaactcctcaaactacggtcatcaccggtaagtatcccgattattgtcacttcggggttaacggatcataacacataataggtgactatagacttgcaagataggatctagactctcatatattcatgaaaacataataggttcagatctgaaatcatggcactcgggccctagtgacaagcattaagcatagcaaagtcatatcaacatcaatctcagaacatagtggatactagggatcaaaccctaacaaaactaactcgattacatgataaatcacatccaacccatcaccgtccagcaagcctacgatgaaattactcacgcacggcggtgagcatcatgaaattggtgatggaggatggttgatgatgacgacggcgacgaatccccctctccggagccctgaacggactccagatcagccctcccgagaggttttagggcttggcggtggctccgtatcatataacgtgatgatttcttttctcttattttttttctcgccaaaagcaaatatatagagttggagttggcgtcggagggtcaacaggaggcccaagaggtagggggccgcgccctaggtgggggcgccccccaccctcgtgagaagggtgtgggccccctggtcttcatatttggcgagaattttttattattttttctaagacctcccgtggagtttcaggtcattccgagaatatttgttttctgcacataaaacaacatcttggtaattctactaaaaacagcgtcagtccgggttagttccattcaaatcatacaatttagagtccaaaacaagggcaaaagtgattggaaaagtagatacgacggagacgtatcaactcccccaggcttaaacccttgcttgtcctcaagcaattcagttgacaaactgaaagaaagaaaaacttttacaaactctgtttgctcttgttgttgtaactatgtcaaggcagcattcaagttttcagcatagatcataactaaccacacttGCAATAATTCTCAGTTCTCATCATTACTCataccaatagcataatcaactagcaagtcataataataaatctcggatgacaacactttcttaaaacaatcataatatgatataacaagatggtatctcgctagccctttctgagaccgcaaaacataaatgcaaagcacctttaaagatcaaggactgactagacattgtaattcatggtaaaagagatccaatcatagtcatacccaatataaattaacagtgatgaatgcaaatgacagttgtgctctccagctagtgctttttaataagagggtgatgactcaacataaagtaaatggataggcccttcgtagagggaagcagggatttgtagaggtgccagagctcggttttgaaatcgagataaattgtattttgagcggtatactttcattgtcaacgtaacaac encodes the following:
- the LOC123107660 gene encoding putative G-type lectin S-receptor-like serine/threonine-protein kinase At1g61610, with the protein product MDSRALCTVALIILFLPLCGSDDRLVPGKSLYPGNTIISDGGTFSLGFFNPSNSTPAKLYLGIWYNNISEFTVVWVANRETPVTNITSFAPMLSLTNTSNLIISEANNSVRILWTRANVTTISPGSSTPTAVLLNTGNLIIRLSNGTTVWQSFDHRTDTLLPGMKMRIKYSTNGTGDRLVSWKGPNDPSPGRFSYGGDPDTPLQVFLWDGESLVTRGNPWTGIQVTSVSQKQLAGTMSFSDLIMYIAVVDNGDEIYGTYSLSEGAPLTRSVLTYSGEYYLKSWSSNLSAWVVLMKWPAVECNLHGYCGPYGYCDETAAPVPMCKCLDGFEPTNKEEWTSGRFLAGCQRKEQLHGCDSNFLALPAMKSPDKLALIGGGTSTFEECAAECNHNCSCVGYVYRNASSGRSGGDITACMVWSGVDTGKVGIGGETLYLRLAGKHRKINAVRIVLSFLGSGVLVLICISLAWLKCKGKNRRWRKHKNLRLDGISTFDEFGNENTSHDQALAFVKLEEIVLATQNFSEGCMIGQGGFGKVYKGLLGGQEVAVKRLSRDSQQGTKEFRNEVILIAKLQHRNLVRLLGCCSEGDEKLLIYEYLPNKSLDANLFDDSRKQSLDWITRFSIIKGVARGLLYLHEDSRFTIIHRDLKAGNVLLDEDMKPKIADFGMARIFGDNQQNANTQRVVGTYGYMAPEYAMEGVFSTKSDVYSFGVLLLEVVTGIKRNSNSQTMGFPSLIIYSWHMWKEEKTDELPDSCIIDTSPDEVLLCVQVALLCVQENPDDRPLMSSIVFVLENGSTTLAAPSRPAYFARRIAEMDQMGNNMQTSANSLTLSEIEGR